The Linepithema humile isolate Giens D197 chromosome 7, Lhum_UNIL_v1.0, whole genome shotgun sequence genome has a window encoding:
- the ATP8B gene encoding phospholipid-transporting ATPase ID isoform X6 yields MFRGDEKTVVGPRWKNYVRGEARSGGDEVVTPPAAARLRCQKAAEEVKDCDDETELADAATRRGTARTTSRSSEAGGRRCSTQEAEEDDDGVGSSSRRKRKKRRKAQRGKQLQLQQPQLEVTTGGVQQRSHTVLTLASSSDEVEAVGECSKRDSSSSLGGGSRHNTLRESLLTVLGKLVIWKGTRYRSATAASSSSLGPPNSPPATECIGRSTSFFSSETERRIRANNREYNSQFNYANNYIKTSKYSVLTFLPLNLFEQFQRLANFYFLCLLVLQMIPAISSLTPITTAIPLIGVLTLTAVKDAYDDFQRHSSDSQVNNRKSRTLRGTNLREEKWSQVQVGDVIRMENDQFVAADVLLLTTSEPNGLCYIETAELDGETNLKCRQCLPETAEMMDNHELVGQFDGEIVCETPNNLLNKFDGTLTWKGRKYALDNDKIILRGCVLRNTQWCYGMVIFAGKDTKLMQNSGKTKFKRTSIDRLLNLLIIGIVFFLLSLCLFCMVGCGIWESLVGRYFQVYLPWDSLVPSEPITGATVIALLVFFSYSIVLNTVVPISLYVSVEVIRFVQSFLINWDEEMYYAPTKTHAKARTTTLNEELGQIEYIFSDKTGTLTQNIMTFNKCSVAGKCYGDVIDEVTGEIIDLSETMPPLDFSFNKDYEPDFKFYDPALLEAVKRENQDVHSFFRLLALCHTVMPEEKSGRIEYQAQSPDEAALVSAARNFGFVFKERSPNSITIEVMGKKEIYELLCILDFNNVRKRMSVILRKDGHLRLYCKGADNVIYERLKKDSEEIMAKTLDHLNKFAGEGLRTLCLSVRDLDESFFNNWKQRHQEAALSQENRDDKLDAIYEEIEKDMSLLGATAIEDKLQDGVPQTIANLSLAGIKLWVLTGDKQETAINIGYSCQLLTDDLTDVFVVDGTTYDGVETQLVRYLDTIKNASTQQHRPTLSIVTFRWDKESSDTEYNPSRDEQDEHEMEHSTGFAVVINGHSLVHALHPQLEQLFLEVSSSCKAVICCRVTPLQKAMVVELIKKNRSAVTLAIGDGANDVSMIKTAHIGVGISGQEGLQAVLASDYSIGQFRFLERLLLVHGRWSYYRMSKFLRYFFYKNFAFTLCHIWFAFFCGFSAQTVFDPMYISVYNLFYTSLPVLAVGIFDQDVNDKNSLMYPKLYAPGLQNLLFNKKEFCWSALHGFYASCVLFLVPYGTYKDGVSPKGYVLSDHMLLGSVVATILVIVVTVQIALDTSYWTVFNHIMVWGSLIWYFILDYFYNFVVGGSYVGSLTMAMSEATFWFTTVISCIILVIPVLSWRFFFMDVRPTLSDRVRLKQRLAQLRSRQSQDILRTPSTRRTRRSLRSGYAFAHQEGFGRLITSGKIMRKLPNGADFKFSMPFTNNVTKQVNVASTSPKDNSASRNSHTLDTINL; encoded by the exons CAGCTGCAGCAGCCGCAGCTGGAGGTGACGACAGGCGGCGTTCAGCAGCGATCGCACACGGTGCTCACCCTCGCCTCGTCCTCCGACGAGGTGGAAGCGGTGGGCGAGTGCTCCAAGAGGGACTCGTCCAGCAGCCTGGGCGGCGGCAGCCGGCACAACACCCTGCGTGAGTCCCTGCTGACGGTGCTGGGCAAGCTGGTGATCTGGAAGGGCACCAGATACCGCTCCGCCACCGCCGCCTCGTCGTCCTCGCTGGGGCCGCCGAATTCACCACCCGCCACTGAGTGCATCGGTCGTAGCACGTCCTTCTTTTCCAGCG AAACAGAGAGGCGGATTCGCGCCAACAACCGCGAGTACAACTCACAATTTAATTATGCG AATAATTACATCAAGACGTCCAAGTATTCGGTTCTGACGTTCCTACCATTGAATTTGTTCGAACAATTTCAGCGGCTCGCTAACTTTTACTTCCTATGCCTGTTGGTGCTTCAGATGATCCCCGCCATATCCTCCTTAACCCCCATCACCACAGCTATACCGCTCATAGGGGTACTCACACTCACTGCCGTCAAAGATGCCTACGATGACTTT caACGGCATAGCAGCGATTCTCAAGTGAACAATAGGAAATCCCGAACGCTGCGCGGTACTAATCTTCGTGAGGAGAAATGGTCACAGGTTCAAGTGGGCGATGTAATCAGAATGGAGAACGATCAGTTTGTCGCGGCAGACGTTTTGCTTCTGACAACGAGCGAGCCGAACGGTCTCTGTTACATCGAAACTGCGGAACTGGACGG GGAGACGAATCTGAAGTGTCGTCAGTGCCTGCCCGAAACTGCCGAGATGATGGATAATCACGAATTAGTCGGCCAATTCGATGGAGAGATCGTTTGCGAAACCCCtaataatttgttgaataaattcGATGGAACGCTCACGTGGAAAGGACGGAA GTACGCGTTGGATAACGACAAGATTATTTTACGTGGCTGTGTGCTCCGAAACACGCAGTGGTGCTATGGCATGGTGATCTTTGCGGGCAAGGATACCAAACTGATGCAAAACTCAGGGAAGACCAAATTTAAGAGAACCTCTATAGATAGGCTGCTGAATCTCCTCATCATCGGGAtagtgttttttttactttccttGTGTCTATTCTGCATGGTCGGCTGTGGTATTTGGGAGAGCCTGGTGGGTCGTTATTTCCAAGTGTATCTACCGTGGGACTCGTTAGTGCCGAGCGAGCCTATAACCGGTGCCACAGTGATCGCCCTGCTCGTGTTCTTTTCGTACTCTATCGTGCTGAACACAGTGGTGCCAATCAGTTTGTACGTGAGTGTTGAAGTTATTCGGTTTGTTCAGTCGTTTTTGATAAATTGGGATGAGGAAATGTACTACGCGCCCACGAAAACGCACGCTAAAGCTAGGACTACCACGTTAAACGAGGAGCTGGGCCAAATAGAATACATATTCTCCGACAAAACCGGAACATTGACGCAGAATATAATGACTTTCAACAAGTGTTCTGTGGCGGGCAAATGTTACGGCGACGTCATTGACGAAGTCACCGGCGAGATCATCGATTTGAGCGAG ACAATGCCACCTCTGGATTTCTCGTTCAACAAGGACTACGAGCCGGATTTTAAATTCTACGATCCTGCACTGCTCGAAGCCGTGAAACGGGAGAATCAGGACGTTCACAGTTTTTTCAGACTGTTAGCACTTTGTCACACTGTTATGCCGGAAGAAAAAAGCGGCAGGATTGAATACCAAGCGCAATCGCCCGACGAGGCTGCCCTAGTATCTGCCGCTAGAAACTTTGGTTTCGTCTTCAAGGAGAGATCGCCCAACAGCATAACGATCGAAGTGATGGGGAAAAAGGAAATATACGAACTGCTCTGTATTCTGGACTTTAATAATGTACGCAAGAGAATGTCCGTAATTTTGAGAAAAGACGGACACCTCCGATTGTACTGTAAAGGGGCAGATAATGTTATTTACGAGCGACTGAAAAAGGACAGCGAAGAGATAATGGCGAAAACGTTGGATCACCTAAATAAGTTCGCAGGTGAAGGCTTAAGAACATTGTGCCTTTCCGTGAGGGACTTGGACGAaagttttttcaataattggAAGCAACGTCATCAGGAGGCAGCGTTGAGCCAAGAAAACAGAGACGACAAGCTGGACGCGATTTACGAGgagatagaaaaagatatgTCATTATTGGGTGCTACTGCCATCGAAGATAAATTGCAAGACGGTGTACCGCAGACTATCGCCAACCTGAGTCTCGCTGGCATCAAACTTTGGGTGTTGACGGGCGACAAACAGG AGACAGCTATCAACATCGGATACTCGTGTCAGTTACTGACGGACGATCTCACGGATGTCTTCGTGGTGGACGGCACCACGTACGACGGTGTGGAGACGCAGTTGGTGCGATATTTAGATACCATTAAGAACGCGTCGACCCAACAGCACCGACCGACTCTCTCCATCGTCACATTCAGGTGGGACAAGGAAAG CAGCGATACAGAATATAATCCAAGTAGAGACGAACAGGATGAGCACGAAATGGAGCATTCTACGGGATTCGCTGTGGTTATCAACGGGCATTCTTTGGTTCACGCGTTGCATCCGCAATTGGAACAGCTTTTTTTAGAAGTGTCCAGTTCAT GTAAAGCTGTAATATGTTGTCGGGTGACGCCGCTGCAGAAGGCAATGGTCGTCGAGCtgattaaaaagaatagatcCGCGGTGACTCTGGCGATTGGTGACGGTGCTAACGATGTCTCGATGATAAAAACAGCTCACATCGGCGTTGGTATCAGCGGACAGGAAGGATTGCAGGCCGTGTTAGCCTCCGATTACTCGATAGGGCAGTTTAGGTTTTTGGAAAGGCTACTTCTGGTTCACGGCAGATGGTCTTATTATAGAATGAGTAAATTTCTtaggtattttttttacaagaacttTGCATTCACTCTCTGCCACATCTGGTTTGCCTTCTTTTGCGGATTCAGCGCACAG ACTGTGTTTGATCCCATGTACATTTCCGTCTACAATCTGTTTTATACTTCGTTACCGGTTTTGGCGGTTGGCATTTTTGATCAGGACGTTAACGACAAGAATAGTTTAATGTATCCGAAATTATACGCACCAGGACTGCAGAATTTGCTCTTCAACAAAAAGGAATTTTGTTGGAGCGCCCTACATGGGTTTTATGCTagttgtgtattatttttagtaccTTATG GGACATACAAGGACGGAGTGTCACCAAAGGGTTACGTACTTTCTGATCACATGCTGCTGGGCAGTGTAGTAGCCACTATATTAGTTATAGTCGTGACTGTTCAAATAGCCCTTGACACATCGTACTGGACAGTTTTTAACCATATTATGGTGTGGGGCTCGCTCATctggtattttattttagattactTCTACAACTTCGTTGTAGGTGGGAGTTACGTCGGTAGCCTTACTATG GCCATGTCCGAAGCGACTTTTTGGTTCACAACAGTGATATCCTGTATAATCCTCGTGATACCAGTATTGTCGTGGCGATTCTTCTTTATGGATGTCAGGCCAACACTGTCCGATAGAGTCAGATTGAAGCAGAGGCTGGCCCAACTCCGTTCCCGTCAAAGCCAGGACATACTACGTACACCGTCTACGAGACGTACACGGCGATCTCTACGCTCGGGCTATGCCTTCGCTCACCAAGAGGGCTTCGGCAGGCTGATTACGTCCGGGAAAATTATGCGCAAATTGCCAAATGGTGCTGATTTTAAGTTTTCTATGCCGTTTACAAACAACGTCACGAAGCAGGTTAACGTTGCTTCAACGTCACCAAAGGACAACAGTGCATCTAGAAATTCGCACACACTGGACacgattaatttataa
- the ATP8B gene encoding phospholipid-transporting ATPase ID isoform X3, protein MFRGDEKTVVGPRWKNYVRGEARSGGDEVVTPPAAARLRCQKAAEEVKDCDDETELADAATRRGTARTTSRSSEAGGRRCSTQEAEEDDDGVGSSSRRKRKKRRKAQRGKQLQLQQPQLEVTTGGVQQRSHTVLTLASSSDEVEAVGECSKRDSSSSLGGGSRHNTLRESLLTVLGKLVIWKGTRYRSATAASSSSLGPPNSPPATECIGRSTSFFSSETERRIRANNREYNSQFNYANNYIKTSKYSVLTFLPLNLFEQFQRLANFYFLCLLVLQMIPAISSLTPITTAIPLIGVLTLTAVKDAYDDFQRHSSDSQVNNRKSRTLRGTNLREEKWSQVQVGDVIRMENDQFVAADVLLLTTSEPNGLCYIETAELDGETNLKCRQCLPETAEMMDNHELVGQFDGEIVCETPNNLLNKFDGTLTWKGRKYALDNDKIILRGCVLRNTQWCYGMVIFAGKDTKLMQNSGKTKFKRTSIDRLLNLLIIGIVFFLLSLCLFCMVGCGIWESLVGRYFQVYLPWDSLVPSEPITGATVIALLVFFSYSIVLNTVVPISLYVSVEVIRFVQSFLINWDEEMYYAPTKTHAKARTTTLNEELGQIEYIFSDKTGTLTQNIMTFNKCSVAGKCYGDVIDEVTGEIIDLSETDRAVPTPTMRWQSGQEFVRPVYTPLSGPNVRLLEQADRVSNTSPEPGINGSPKTHKSSTMPPLDFSFNKDYEPDFKFYDPALLEAVKRENQDVHSFFRLLALCHTVMPEEKSGRIEYQAQSPDEAALVSAARNFGFVFKERSPNSITIEVMGKKEIYELLCILDFNNVRKRMSVILRKDGHLRLYCKGADNVIYERLKKDSEEIMAKTLDHLNKFAGEGLRTLCLSVRDLDESFFNNWKQRHQEAALSQENRDDKLDAIYEEIEKDMSLLGATAIEDKLQDGVPQTIANLSLAGIKLWVLTGDKQETAINIGYSCQLLTDDLTDVFVVDGTTYDGVETQLVRYLDTIKNASTQQHRPTLSIVTFSSDTEYNPSRDEQDEHEMEHSTGFAVVINGHSLVHALHPQLEQLFLEVSSSCKAVICCRVTPLQKAMVVELIKKNRSAVTLAIGDGANDVSMIKTAHIGVGISGQEGLQAVLASDYSIGQFRFLERLLLVHGRWSYYRMSKFLRYFFYKNFAFTLCHIWFAFFCGFSAQTVFDPMYISVYNLFYTSLPVLAVGIFDQDVNDKNSLMYPKLYAPGLQNLLFNKKEFCWSALHGFYASCVLFLVPYGTYKDGVSPKGYVLSDHMLLGSVVATILVIVVTVQIALDTSYWTVFNHIMVWGSLIWYFILDYFYNFVVGGSYVGSLTMAMSEATFWFTTVISCIILVIPVLSWRFFFMDVRPTLSDRVRLKQRLAQLRSRQSQDILRTPSTRRTRRSLRSGYAFAHQEGFGRLITSGKIMRKLPNGADFKFSMPFTNNVTKQVNVASTSPKDNSASRNSHTLDTINL, encoded by the exons CAGCTGCAGCAGCCGCAGCTGGAGGTGACGACAGGCGGCGTTCAGCAGCGATCGCACACGGTGCTCACCCTCGCCTCGTCCTCCGACGAGGTGGAAGCGGTGGGCGAGTGCTCCAAGAGGGACTCGTCCAGCAGCCTGGGCGGCGGCAGCCGGCACAACACCCTGCGTGAGTCCCTGCTGACGGTGCTGGGCAAGCTGGTGATCTGGAAGGGCACCAGATACCGCTCCGCCACCGCCGCCTCGTCGTCCTCGCTGGGGCCGCCGAATTCACCACCCGCCACTGAGTGCATCGGTCGTAGCACGTCCTTCTTTTCCAGCG AAACAGAGAGGCGGATTCGCGCCAACAACCGCGAGTACAACTCACAATTTAATTATGCG AATAATTACATCAAGACGTCCAAGTATTCGGTTCTGACGTTCCTACCATTGAATTTGTTCGAACAATTTCAGCGGCTCGCTAACTTTTACTTCCTATGCCTGTTGGTGCTTCAGATGATCCCCGCCATATCCTCCTTAACCCCCATCACCACAGCTATACCGCTCATAGGGGTACTCACACTCACTGCCGTCAAAGATGCCTACGATGACTTT caACGGCATAGCAGCGATTCTCAAGTGAACAATAGGAAATCCCGAACGCTGCGCGGTACTAATCTTCGTGAGGAGAAATGGTCACAGGTTCAAGTGGGCGATGTAATCAGAATGGAGAACGATCAGTTTGTCGCGGCAGACGTTTTGCTTCTGACAACGAGCGAGCCGAACGGTCTCTGTTACATCGAAACTGCGGAACTGGACGG GGAGACGAATCTGAAGTGTCGTCAGTGCCTGCCCGAAACTGCCGAGATGATGGATAATCACGAATTAGTCGGCCAATTCGATGGAGAGATCGTTTGCGAAACCCCtaataatttgttgaataaattcGATGGAACGCTCACGTGGAAAGGACGGAA GTACGCGTTGGATAACGACAAGATTATTTTACGTGGCTGTGTGCTCCGAAACACGCAGTGGTGCTATGGCATGGTGATCTTTGCGGGCAAGGATACCAAACTGATGCAAAACTCAGGGAAGACCAAATTTAAGAGAACCTCTATAGATAGGCTGCTGAATCTCCTCATCATCGGGAtagtgttttttttactttccttGTGTCTATTCTGCATGGTCGGCTGTGGTATTTGGGAGAGCCTGGTGGGTCGTTATTTCCAAGTGTATCTACCGTGGGACTCGTTAGTGCCGAGCGAGCCTATAACCGGTGCCACAGTGATCGCCCTGCTCGTGTTCTTTTCGTACTCTATCGTGCTGAACACAGTGGTGCCAATCAGTTTGTACGTGAGTGTTGAAGTTATTCGGTTTGTTCAGTCGTTTTTGATAAATTGGGATGAGGAAATGTACTACGCGCCCACGAAAACGCACGCTAAAGCTAGGACTACCACGTTAAACGAGGAGCTGGGCCAAATAGAATACATATTCTCCGACAAAACCGGAACATTGACGCAGAATATAATGACTTTCAACAAGTGTTCTGTGGCGGGCAAATGTTACGGCGACGTCATTGACGAAGTCACCGGCGAGATCATCGATTTGAGCGAG ACGGACAGAGCTGTTCCAACGCCAACGATGCGATGGCAGAGCGGACAGGAATTCGTACGTCCAGTTTATACACCATTAAGTGGTCCGAATGTACGTCTTCTGGAACAAGCAGACAGGGTATCCAATACATCACCGGAACCCGGCATCAACGGCAGCCCAAAGACACACAAATCTTCA ACAATGCCACCTCTGGATTTCTCGTTCAACAAGGACTACGAGCCGGATTTTAAATTCTACGATCCTGCACTGCTCGAAGCCGTGAAACGGGAGAATCAGGACGTTCACAGTTTTTTCAGACTGTTAGCACTTTGTCACACTGTTATGCCGGAAGAAAAAAGCGGCAGGATTGAATACCAAGCGCAATCGCCCGACGAGGCTGCCCTAGTATCTGCCGCTAGAAACTTTGGTTTCGTCTTCAAGGAGAGATCGCCCAACAGCATAACGATCGAAGTGATGGGGAAAAAGGAAATATACGAACTGCTCTGTATTCTGGACTTTAATAATGTACGCAAGAGAATGTCCGTAATTTTGAGAAAAGACGGACACCTCCGATTGTACTGTAAAGGGGCAGATAATGTTATTTACGAGCGACTGAAAAAGGACAGCGAAGAGATAATGGCGAAAACGTTGGATCACCTAAATAAGTTCGCAGGTGAAGGCTTAAGAACATTGTGCCTTTCCGTGAGGGACTTGGACGAaagttttttcaataattggAAGCAACGTCATCAGGAGGCAGCGTTGAGCCAAGAAAACAGAGACGACAAGCTGGACGCGATTTACGAGgagatagaaaaagatatgTCATTATTGGGTGCTACTGCCATCGAAGATAAATTGCAAGACGGTGTACCGCAGACTATCGCCAACCTGAGTCTCGCTGGCATCAAACTTTGGGTGTTGACGGGCGACAAACAGG AGACAGCTATCAACATCGGATACTCGTGTCAGTTACTGACGGACGATCTCACGGATGTCTTCGTGGTGGACGGCACCACGTACGACGGTGTGGAGACGCAGTTGGTGCGATATTTAGATACCATTAAGAACGCGTCGACCCAACAGCACCGACCGACTCTCTCCATCGTCACATTCAG CAGCGATACAGAATATAATCCAAGTAGAGACGAACAGGATGAGCACGAAATGGAGCATTCTACGGGATTCGCTGTGGTTATCAACGGGCATTCTTTGGTTCACGCGTTGCATCCGCAATTGGAACAGCTTTTTTTAGAAGTGTCCAGTTCAT GTAAAGCTGTAATATGTTGTCGGGTGACGCCGCTGCAGAAGGCAATGGTCGTCGAGCtgattaaaaagaatagatcCGCGGTGACTCTGGCGATTGGTGACGGTGCTAACGATGTCTCGATGATAAAAACAGCTCACATCGGCGTTGGTATCAGCGGACAGGAAGGATTGCAGGCCGTGTTAGCCTCCGATTACTCGATAGGGCAGTTTAGGTTTTTGGAAAGGCTACTTCTGGTTCACGGCAGATGGTCTTATTATAGAATGAGTAAATTTCTtaggtattttttttacaagaacttTGCATTCACTCTCTGCCACATCTGGTTTGCCTTCTTTTGCGGATTCAGCGCACAG ACTGTGTTTGATCCCATGTACATTTCCGTCTACAATCTGTTTTATACTTCGTTACCGGTTTTGGCGGTTGGCATTTTTGATCAGGACGTTAACGACAAGAATAGTTTAATGTATCCGAAATTATACGCACCAGGACTGCAGAATTTGCTCTTCAACAAAAAGGAATTTTGTTGGAGCGCCCTACATGGGTTTTATGCTagttgtgtattatttttagtaccTTATG GGACATACAAGGACGGAGTGTCACCAAAGGGTTACGTACTTTCTGATCACATGCTGCTGGGCAGTGTAGTAGCCACTATATTAGTTATAGTCGTGACTGTTCAAATAGCCCTTGACACATCGTACTGGACAGTTTTTAACCATATTATGGTGTGGGGCTCGCTCATctggtattttattttagattactTCTACAACTTCGTTGTAGGTGGGAGTTACGTCGGTAGCCTTACTATG GCCATGTCCGAAGCGACTTTTTGGTTCACAACAGTGATATCCTGTATAATCCTCGTGATACCAGTATTGTCGTGGCGATTCTTCTTTATGGATGTCAGGCCAACACTGTCCGATAGAGTCAGATTGAAGCAGAGGCTGGCCCAACTCCGTTCCCGTCAAAGCCAGGACATACTACGTACACCGTCTACGAGACGTACACGGCGATCTCTACGCTCGGGCTATGCCTTCGCTCACCAAGAGGGCTTCGGCAGGCTGATTACGTCCGGGAAAATTATGCGCAAATTGCCAAATGGTGCTGATTTTAAGTTTTCTATGCCGTTTACAAACAACGTCACGAAGCAGGTTAACGTTGCTTCAACGTCACCAAAGGACAACAGTGCATCTAGAAATTCGCACACACTGGACacgattaatttataa